The proteins below are encoded in one region of Prosthecobacter dejongeii:
- a CDS encoding ATP-dependent DNA ligase, producing MESITLYCRENGSDKVYQASLQPQEQGYVVNFAFGRRGSTLTTGSKTPVPVSYVVAKTAYDRLVRQKLATGYTQGPALTESLQHQPPTPTGLRCMLLNPVAEDELEDLLQDHVHWMQEKMDGRRMLLQKQGKVITSMNRLGVTFTPPETIQQSAAQSPEDFILDGEAVGDVFHVFDILSLAGEDLRQSRFATRYFQLRDFLRTFRHTHIKLVESYCAPEKEPWFQTLKEQGKEGVVFRHMDAVYTPGRPNAGGPCLKHKFYETASFVVAKNNDKRSVSLLLFEGDKIKRAGNVTIPPNHAMPKAGSVVECRYLYAFWESGSIYQPVYLGVREDIRAAECTTDQLKYKAEPTLVTV from the coding sequence ATGGAAAGCATCACCCTCTACTGCCGTGAAAACGGTTCTGACAAAGTTTATCAAGCCAGCCTCCAGCCACAGGAGCAAGGTTACGTCGTTAACTTCGCTTTTGGTCGTCGTGGCAGCACCTTGACCACTGGCAGCAAGACACCCGTTCCTGTTTCCTACGTCGTGGCTAAAACGGCTTATGATCGCCTGGTGCGGCAAAAATTGGCCACTGGCTACACGCAAGGTCCAGCCTTAACTGAAAGCCTCCAGCATCAACCGCCAACGCCCACGGGTCTTCGCTGCATGCTGTTGAACCCTGTTGCAGAGGACGAACTTGAAGATCTTCTTCAAGATCACGTCCATTGGATGCAGGAGAAAATGGATGGTAGGCGAATGCTCCTGCAAAAACAGGGGAAAGTCATCACCAGCATGAACCGCTTGGGAGTGACCTTCACACCCCCTGAAACCATCCAACAAAGTGCCGCCCAAAGCCCCGAGGATTTTATTCTCGATGGCGAAGCGGTAGGAGACGTGTTCCATGTCTTCGACATCTTGTCCCTGGCAGGTGAAGACCTCCGTCAGTCCAGATTCGCCACACGTTACTTCCAGTTGCGTGATTTCCTGCGCACCTTCAGGCATACCCACATTAAACTGGTGGAAAGCTACTGCGCCCCTGAAAAGGAGCCGTGGTTTCAAACCCTCAAGGAGCAAGGCAAAGAGGGAGTGGTTTTCAGGCACATGGACGCTGTCTACACTCCTGGCAGACCCAACGCCGGCGGTCCATGTCTCAAGCACAAGTTCTATGAAACCGCCTCTTTTGTTGTCGCCAAAAACAATGACAAAAGAAGCGTTTCTCTGCTGCTTTTTGAGGGAGATAAAATCAAGAGGGCAGGCAACGTGACCATTCCACCCAACCATGCCATGCCCAAAGCAGGCTCGGTGGTGGAATGTCGTTATCTCTATGCCTTCTGGGAGTCAGGCTCCATCTACCAGCCTGTTTATCTCGGCGTTCGTGAAGACATTCGTGCCGCTGAATGCACCACTGATCAGCTAAAATACAAAGCTGAGCCAACACTGGTGACTGTGTAA
- a CDS encoding TolC family protein, translating into MKIFLFFLAATLSTAEPIHVDLPTVMKLAGAHNDEIELARMNHSETIAEAKLAWQRFWPSLSLGVGYRRHDGNIQDVAGAVFNANKQQYTVGTNVMIDWSPGDLYYSALATKQKALAAEHLVEKSRRDIVTQATMRYYDLLATEASVAIIEDDWRLTQDYEKQLESAVAAGTVFRADLLRVKTQVARAKLAIRQEKEKRDLAAAALAETLRLPAQSELRPAKADLVPVHLNGKTGVATLLSQATQHRPELKAAGAATIAAQLESDRARIAPLVPNVQASYTAGGLGGGFGNNTGNFDDTQDFYIGLGWKIGPGGLFDKQRRVIANAREQATNLQTGNIKAAIGREVVEVVVKSQSAHDQIAINDEAVTAAEEMVKLAKERQASQLGVVLEYLLAREELTRARQSRVRAVTDFNKAQHELKRAVGR; encoded by the coding sequence ATGAAAATATTCCTATTTTTTCTTGCTGCCACCCTTTCTACCGCAGAACCTATCCACGTCGATCTCCCGACAGTGATGAAACTTGCAGGTGCGCACAATGACGAGATCGAACTGGCCCGTATGAACCACAGCGAGACCATCGCAGAAGCGAAGCTTGCTTGGCAACGTTTTTGGCCCAGCCTGAGTCTCGGCGTCGGTTACAGGCGGCATGATGGGAACATCCAGGATGTCGCTGGGGCGGTCTTCAATGCCAACAAGCAGCAGTATACCGTTGGCACGAACGTTATGATTGACTGGTCGCCCGGTGATCTCTACTACTCGGCACTCGCGACCAAACAAAAAGCGCTCGCTGCTGAACATTTGGTGGAAAAATCCCGGCGCGACATCGTTACGCAGGCAACGATGCGCTATTATGATTTGCTCGCCACCGAGGCCAGTGTGGCCATCATTGAGGATGATTGGCGTCTGACACAGGATTACGAAAAGCAGCTCGAAAGTGCCGTCGCAGCTGGAACCGTCTTCCGCGCTGATCTGCTTCGCGTCAAAACGCAAGTCGCACGCGCCAAGCTCGCCATTCGTCAAGAGAAGGAAAAGCGCGACCTCGCCGCCGCCGCTCTAGCCGAGACATTGCGTCTGCCAGCCCAATCCGAACTGCGTCCAGCCAAGGCCGATCTCGTGCCTGTGCATCTCAATGGCAAAACCGGTGTAGCCACTCTTCTTTCTCAGGCCACCCAGCACCGACCTGAGCTCAAAGCGGCAGGCGCTGCCACGATTGCCGCACAGCTTGAAAGTGACCGAGCCCGCATCGCACCTCTGGTGCCGAACGTGCAGGCCAGCTACACCGCAGGCGGACTCGGCGGCGGCTTTGGCAACAACACCGGCAATTTTGATGACACGCAGGACTTCTACATCGGCCTAGGCTGGAAGATCGGCCCCGGCGGACTCTTTGATAAACAGCGCAGGGTCATCGCCAACGCTCGTGAGCAGGCCACGAATCTACAGACCGGAAATATCAAAGCTGCCATTGGCCGCGAAGTTGTCGAAGTTGTTGTGAAATCTCAAAGCGCTCACGATCAAATCGCCATCAACGACGAAGCGGTCACTGCTGCCGAGGAGATGGTGAAGCTCGCCAAAGAACGCCAAGCCAGCCAGCTAGGTGTCGTCCTCGAATATCTGTTAGCGAGAGAAGAACTCACTCGTGCAAGACAAAGCCGGGTTCGGGCTGTAACGGACTTTAACAAGGCACAGCATGAACTCAAGCGGGCAGTAGGCCGGTGA
- a CDS encoding DUF932 domain-containing protein: MIANLDLIAPMAKPRKTPNLILHCGAHTADLQEVRSVPTPEPTDSWCPIPHHQLITTVQKTLSSSRLKIGTQAHSLSHDGMRYFGLMEVTSHQSSEDYCWVLGLRNSHDKTFPAGIVAGASVFVCDNLSFSGEIKFARKHTRFIVRDLPQLVGRSIGQLMAKWHDQDKRIAAYKEADIGEVDAHDLIIRATDVGVCSNRLIPSVLNEWREPRYDAFAGRNVWSLFNAFTESLKSGNLAELPKRTEALHGLLDTHVGLAA, translated from the coding sequence ATGATCGCAAACCTCGACCTCATCGCCCCTATGGCTAAGCCTCGCAAAACCCCTAACCTGATATTGCATTGCGGTGCTCACACGGCCGACCTTCAAGAAGTCCGTTCTGTGCCGACTCCTGAACCCACCGATAGCTGGTGTCCCATTCCGCATCATCAGCTCATCACCACCGTCCAGAAAACCCTGTCCAGCTCCCGGCTCAAGATCGGCACTCAGGCGCATTCGTTGTCTCACGATGGCATGCGTTATTTTGGTCTCATGGAAGTGACCTCTCATCAGTCCAGCGAAGATTATTGCTGGGTGCTGGGATTGCGTAACAGCCATGATAAAACCTTCCCCGCTGGGATCGTGGCTGGTGCCAGTGTGTTTGTGTGCGACAACCTTTCCTTTTCTGGAGAGATCAAATTTGCTCGCAAACACACCCGCTTCATTGTCCGTGACCTGCCGCAACTGGTGGGACGTTCCATTGGCCAACTCATGGCCAAGTGGCATGATCAGGACAAACGCATCGCCGCCTACAAAGAAGCGGACATAGGTGAGGTGGATGCCCATGACCTCATCATCCGCGCAACCGATGTTGGCGTGTGTTCCAACCGCCTCATCCCCTCGGTGCTCAATGAATGGCGAGAACCCAGATACGACGCCTTTGCCGGCCGCAATGTCTGGAGCCTGTTCAACGCCTTCACCGAGTCCCTGAAAAGTGGCAACCTCGCGGAGCTGCCCAAACGCACCGAGGCCCTCCACGGCCTGTTAGACACTCACGTCGGCCTAGCTGCGTGA
- a CDS encoding efflux RND transporter periplasmic adaptor subunit, which translates to MRLLLLLLILAQSTQALELPTTKPTTGLIHRWISLPATLAPWQQATLHAKVTGYIATLTVDKGDTVTAGQILVTLEVPELLADIAKSKAEVTVAQIEVKRLHEARAKSPDIVLPQAVDDAEAKLAIAKAGLERSETQIQFASLRAPFDGIVTARHADPGSLVAANTTKLLEITDLSTLRLQIPVTELETGLVTVGKPVKAQIDALGATAPSVEASISRIAYALDPATRTMLAEADIKNPDLKLRSGMYVMTKIATEKHEDTTLIPVGALVLEKANAFVFKRADGKAMKTAVKIGFNDGVNVEVTGLKLDDELFVPGTVTLADKQAVGVKP; encoded by the coding sequence ATGCGACTCCTACTCCTACTCCTCATTCTCGCGCAAAGTACCCAAGCGCTCGAACTCCCAACAACCAAGCCCACCACCGGCCTCATCCACCGCTGGATCTCTCTGCCCGCCACGCTCGCGCCGTGGCAGCAGGCAACGCTGCATGCCAAAGTCACCGGCTACATCGCCACTCTGACCGTTGACAAAGGCGACACCGTCACTGCAGGTCAGATCCTCGTCACGCTTGAAGTGCCCGAACTCCTGGCTGACATCGCCAAGTCAAAGGCTGAGGTCACCGTAGCACAAATCGAGGTCAAACGCCTTCATGAAGCCCGGGCGAAGTCTCCTGACATCGTCCTACCGCAGGCCGTCGATGACGCCGAGGCAAAGCTCGCCATCGCGAAGGCTGGACTAGAACGCAGCGAGACGCAGATCCAATTCGCCAGCCTCAGAGCGCCCTTTGACGGCATCGTCACCGCCCGCCACGCTGATCCCGGTTCTCTCGTCGCAGCAAACACAACCAAGCTCCTCGAAATCACTGACTTGAGCACGCTACGTCTGCAAATTCCCGTCACCGAACTGGAAACCGGACTCGTTACCGTCGGCAAGCCGGTTAAAGCCCAGATCGATGCCCTCGGAGCTACCGCTCCGTCCGTCGAAGCCAGCATCAGCCGCATCGCCTACGCGCTCGATCCCGCTACGCGCACCATGCTTGCCGAAGCTGATATCAAAAACCCTGACCTCAAACTCCGTTCCGGCATGTATGTTATGACCAAGATCGCTACCGAAAAACACGAAGACACGACCCTGATTCCTGTCGGCGCTCTGGTCTTGGAAAAGGCCAACGCCTTCGTCTTCAAACGCGCCGACGGCAAAGCCATGAAGACCGCTGTGAAGATAGGATTCAACGATGGTGTGAACGTCGAAGTGACCGGGTTGAAATTAGACGATGAACTATTCGTGCCTGGAACAGTTACGCTTGCTGACAAGCAAGCGGTCGGGGTTAAACCCTGA
- a CDS encoding chromate resistance protein ChrB domain-containing protein: MTERSWLLLLYSLPAKNGALRLSMWRQLKRLGAVPLKTSASVLPDRQELHESFQWLAQRLREQGGDATLVRADDIDGVSDDEIITLFQQARTADYEDILKDIRLLLPAKGKKSLATSEDREKLATRFQVVRQIDFFDCPKAADVEMLMRRFGEGATSDKMKTLSIKNYQQRTWLTRPRPEVDRVGSAWLIQRFIDPKATFVFANDPAAHPEALPYDMVGVEFGHHSDHCTFETLLNRFTLDDPGLKKIAHIIHDADLGDGRNGTQEGAGLLAIFRGWAQMGWTDHDILSRGCDCFDALHRQLSNRTRKNIKKQ; encoded by the coding sequence ATGACGGAACGATCCTGGCTTTTGCTACTTTACAGTCTGCCTGCGAAAAACGGCGCCTTGCGCCTGTCCATGTGGAGACAACTGAAGCGCCTTGGCGCGGTTCCTTTGAAAACTTCGGCCTCCGTTTTGCCTGACCGCCAGGAGCTGCACGAGAGCTTTCAGTGGCTAGCGCAGCGCCTTCGCGAGCAGGGCGGCGATGCCACGCTGGTGCGGGCAGATGACATTGATGGGGTGAGCGATGACGAGATCATAACACTCTTCCAACAGGCGCGAACGGCTGATTATGAGGACATCCTTAAGGATATCCGCCTGCTACTGCCCGCTAAGGGAAAAAAGTCATTGGCAACCTCGGAAGATCGCGAAAAGCTCGCCACCCGTTTCCAAGTCGTGCGCCAGATCGACTTCTTCGATTGTCCCAAGGCGGCGGACGTGGAGATGCTAATGCGTCGTTTCGGTGAAGGTGCCACTAGCGATAAAATGAAGACGCTTTCGATCAAGAATTACCAGCAGCGCACTTGGCTCACGCGGCCGCGGCCGGAGGTTGATCGAGTAGGTTCCGCGTGGCTGATTCAGCGGTTCATTGATCCCAAGGCCACTTTTGTTTTTGCCAATGATCCCGCCGCGCATCCAGAGGCGCTGCCCTATGACATGGTGGGCGTCGAGTTTGGTCATCACAGCGACCACTGTACTTTCGAAACGCTTCTCAATCGCTTCACACTCGATGATCCTGGTTTGAAAAAGATCGCCCACATTATTCACGATGCCGATCTGGGTGACGGGCGTAATGGCACGCAGGAAGGAGCCGGACTCCTGGCCATTTTTCGCGGTTGGGCACAGATGGGATGGACCGATCACGACATTCTCTCCCGTGGTTGCGACTGCTTCGACGCCCTGCATCGCCAGCTCTCCAACCGGACTCGCAAGAACATCAAGAAACAATGA
- a CDS encoding DNA polymerase III subunit beta, which yields MKPIVLPIAELKAALTGLGKVITPKAILPLLKHVKIDRTADGWITLTGTDLDHFITVRFEHPTEGPPATVLVPYDQLLHTVKSCGKGEQIRITTHPENLAIQFSLGGQTGETKIKLLPVTEFPVTPRLNHESVPLPAHLRQSFHEAMSCTSTDATRYVLNGTFIDVRNSKANYLVGTDGKHLYSANSFTLPLKQSVLIPSHKFLGWKDFLWDGEWQIKSNEEWVQISSRRWRFVSRQIPDKYPDWQVAVPDPTQAKTHLTLPPDQLEAVIQLIQRLPNHDTQFHTLGMQWKSNTLNLLAKPSAEEPWLHIPLEAMKGQGPEVTIFLDRRFLIKALQFGLHHISLFDERSPLRLHAQGKQLIIMPVRSDKVGTSPQPTPIRKMETTTAALPKPQPPPPNPMLNRPNSDAPEAGPSAPVLDEALNLCNLLRDRFQDGLNQIRDLANKLKLLQREQKTSAREMSSVRSTLRTLQGLKL from the coding sequence ATGAAACCCATCGTCTTACCCATTGCAGAGCTCAAGGCGGCTCTGACTGGACTTGGCAAGGTGATCACACCCAAAGCCATCTTACCCCTCCTCAAACACGTTAAAATTGATCGCACCGCAGATGGTTGGATTACCCTTACCGGGACAGATCTCGATCATTTTATTACCGTGCGGTTTGAACACCCCACTGAAGGTCCACCCGCGACCGTGCTCGTGCCTTATGATCAGCTCCTGCACACCGTTAAAAGCTGCGGCAAAGGTGAACAGATTCGCATCACCACCCACCCCGAGAATCTAGCAATCCAATTTTCATTGGGTGGCCAGACGGGAGAAACCAAAATCAAACTCTTGCCGGTGACAGAATTTCCTGTGACACCGCGCCTCAATCATGAATCGGTTCCGCTGCCTGCACATCTGCGACAAAGCTTTCATGAAGCGATGTCCTGCACCAGCACCGATGCCACCCGTTACGTGCTCAACGGCACCTTCATTGATGTCCGAAACTCCAAGGCTAACTACTTGGTGGGCACCGATGGAAAACACCTCTACTCCGCGAATTCCTTCACCCTCCCCCTGAAACAATCCGTCCTCATCCCCAGCCATAAATTCCTGGGGTGGAAGGATTTTCTTTGGGATGGTGAATGGCAGATCAAAAGCAACGAAGAGTGGGTGCAAATCAGCAGTCGAAGGTGGAGATTCGTATCCCGTCAAATCCCGGATAAATACCCGGACTGGCAGGTTGCAGTTCCAGACCCAACACAAGCGAAAACACACCTGACTCTGCCTCCAGATCAATTGGAGGCGGTGATTCAGTTGATACAGCGACTGCCTAACCATGACACTCAGTTTCATACGCTGGGCATGCAGTGGAAAAGCAACACCCTCAACTTGCTGGCAAAACCCAGTGCCGAAGAACCTTGGCTACACATCCCTCTGGAGGCGATGAAAGGCCAAGGACCGGAAGTGACGATCTTTTTGGATCGTCGTTTTCTCATCAAAGCCCTGCAGTTCGGCCTGCATCACATCAGCCTCTTCGATGAACGTTCACCTCTGCGTCTTCATGCGCAAGGCAAGCAACTCATCATCATGCCAGTGAGGTCTGACAAAGTCGGCACATCGCCTCAACCCACTCCCATCCGAAAGATGGAGACAACGACAGCAGCACTACCCAAACCCCAACCTCCACCTCCTAACCCAATGCTCAATCGTCCCAACTCAGATGCTCCTGAAGCAGGGCCTAGTGCTCCTGTGCTGGATGAAGCCCTCAACCTTTGCAACCTCCTGCGGGATCGGTTCCAGGACGGGCTTAACCAAATCCGTGACCTAGCCAATAAACTCAAGCTTCTCCAGCGTGAGCAGAAAACCAGTGCCCGAGAAATGAGTTCTGTCCGCTCCACGCTACGCACCCTGCAAGGCCTGAAGCTGTAG
- a CDS encoding efflux RND transporter permease subunit, giving the protein MSLPRFALRHPWTILVAVVAILLGSWIATEKMPRDVFPPLGIPTIYVAQPYGGMDAAQMEGYLTYYYEYHFLYIAGIEHVESKNIQGASIMKLQFHPGTDMSAALSETIAYVNRSRSFMPPGTPGAFVTRFDAGSVPVGNLVFSTENPNRTVGQMQDAALNMVRPLFATLPGVSAPPPFGGSARTIVINVKPDRLRAYGLSPDDVVKAMTEANTMSPSGNLALPNSYPIVPTNAVVKNIQDLAAVPLKITDKGAVYVRDIGAVVEDHDITTSIAIVNGKRTVYMPVTKRSDASTLSVVELVKLNLSKFKAACPEDINVTFEFDQSPWIIRAIDDLVKEGILGATLTGLMVLIFLRDLRSVLIVVLNIPIAIAAAVLALWIAGYTINLMTLGGLALAVGILVDEATVEIENIHRRMKQSGTCTLARIVLDASEETIGPRSLSMLCILAVFVPSFFMTGAAKALFLPLSLAVGFAMISSYLLSSTLVPILSIWWHSEPKNRAEPKPAGVSALRWLFLPSITTRHILVPAYLGGVIFAISVIVPFLGTEIFPQIDAGQIQLRLRAPTATRLETTEQIALRTLAIIGEEASVATSMGLVGVHAPNYPVNLIHQWNSGPEEAMLQIQLKEGSQPIAELRETLRVRLAAEFPTVLFSFEPADIVSRVMALGSPTPIEVAVSGKDFSASRAHAETLRIKLTELKDLRDVQFSQTLDYPSIDVNIDRERAGLLGVKMSDATRSLVAATASSRFTVPNYWADPKTGTSFSLQVQVPQTMMKSLEDLRNLPVTAQGKQPVLLRNIAKVSEASIIGQYDRYNMARTISITANLHDKPLGNIAKQVERVIADNPAPPGVAVALRGQIPPMKELQSGLQTGLLIAIVTIFLLLVANFQSLRLALIVLAAIPAALLGVVLALMLTSTTLNIQSFMGAIMAVGVAVANAILLVTFAHRAQLTGMTKRDAALESATTRLRPILMTSLAMIAGMIPMAVAKSQTSPLAIATIGGLALATVTTLLVLPAVYALLASKTAKNASLEPNDT; this is encoded by the coding sequence ATGTCTCTCCCGCGCTTCGCTCTTCGCCATCCTTGGACCATTCTCGTCGCCGTCGTAGCTATCCTGCTCGGTTCATGGATCGCAACAGAAAAAATGCCGCGAGACGTTTTCCCACCGCTTGGTATTCCCACCATCTACGTAGCGCAGCCGTATGGCGGCATGGATGCAGCGCAGATGGAGGGCTATCTGACATACTACTACGAGTACCACTTCCTCTACATAGCGGGCATTGAACATGTGGAGTCAAAGAACATTCAGGGAGCTTCAATAATGAAGCTCCAATTCCATCCTGGCACAGACATGTCCGCAGCGCTGTCGGAAACCATCGCCTATGTGAACCGTAGCCGTAGCTTCATGCCGCCGGGCACGCCGGGTGCCTTCGTGACGCGTTTTGACGCAGGCAGTGTGCCTGTGGGCAATCTCGTCTTCTCCACAGAGAACCCAAATCGCACCGTTGGTCAGATGCAGGACGCTGCGCTGAACATGGTTCGCCCACTCTTTGCTACGCTGCCCGGTGTTTCCGCTCCTCCCCCCTTTGGCGGCAGTGCTCGCACCATTGTGATCAATGTAAAACCGGACCGCCTTCGCGCCTATGGTTTGTCGCCGGATGACGTGGTTAAAGCGATGACCGAGGCGAACACGATGAGCCCTAGTGGCAATCTCGCGCTACCGAATAGCTATCCCATCGTGCCTACTAATGCCGTTGTAAAAAACATCCAAGATCTCGCAGCCGTACCGCTCAAGATCACCGACAAAGGCGCTGTCTATGTCCGCGACATCGGCGCCGTAGTTGAAGATCACGATATTACCACCAGCATCGCTATCGTGAACGGTAAACGAACCGTGTACATGCCCGTTACCAAACGCAGCGATGCATCTACACTCAGCGTCGTCGAACTGGTGAAGCTCAACCTCTCCAAATTCAAAGCAGCCTGTCCAGAAGACATTAACGTCACCTTCGAGTTCGACCAAAGCCCCTGGATCATCCGCGCTATCGATGACCTGGTCAAAGAAGGCATCCTCGGTGCCACACTCACAGGTTTAATGGTACTCATCTTCCTGCGTGATCTACGTAGCGTATTGATCGTCGTGCTAAACATCCCCATCGCCATCGCCGCCGCAGTGCTCGCATTGTGGATCGCTGGATACACGATTAATCTGATGACCCTCGGCGGCCTCGCTCTCGCGGTTGGTATTCTTGTCGATGAAGCCACCGTCGAAATCGAAAACATTCACCGCCGAATGAAACAAAGTGGTACATGCACTCTGGCCCGCATTGTATTGGACGCCTCCGAAGAAACCATAGGGCCGCGTTCGCTGAGCATGTTGTGTATTCTCGCGGTGTTCGTACCGAGCTTCTTCATGACCGGCGCAGCGAAGGCCCTTTTCTTACCACTCTCGCTTGCGGTCGGCTTTGCTATGATTTCCAGCTACCTGCTGTCCTCAACCCTGGTACCGATCTTGAGTATCTGGTGGCACAGCGAACCTAAAAACCGTGCGGAGCCCAAGCCCGCCGGGGTGTCCGCATTGCGCTGGCTTTTTCTTCCATCGATCACTACACGTCATATCCTTGTCCCCGCCTATCTTGGCGGCGTTATCTTTGCCATCAGCGTTATCGTCCCATTCCTTGGCACTGAAATCTTTCCTCAGATCGACGCAGGGCAGATACAACTCCGTCTCCGCGCCCCTACTGCTACACGACTCGAAACCACTGAGCAGATTGCCTTACGCACGCTGGCTATCATTGGCGAGGAGGCCTCCGTCGCTACAAGTATGGGGTTAGTGGGTGTCCATGCACCGAACTACCCCGTCAATCTCATCCATCAGTGGAACAGCGGCCCGGAGGAGGCAATGCTGCAAATCCAGCTTAAAGAGGGGTCACAACCCATTGCCGAGCTGCGCGAAACACTTCGAGTACGCCTCGCTGCCGAGTTCCCAACCGTGCTGTTCTCCTTCGAGCCTGCCGACATCGTATCACGCGTCATGGCACTCGGATCACCTACACCCATCGAAGTCGCTGTTAGCGGCAAAGACTTCTCTGCCAGCCGCGCTCATGCCGAAACGCTACGCATCAAGCTCACCGAACTCAAAGACCTGCGCGATGTGCAATTCAGTCAGACGCTCGACTACCCAAGCATAGATGTGAATATTGACCGTGAACGAGCTGGCCTACTTGGCGTAAAAATGAGCGACGCCACACGCAGTCTCGTGGCGGCTACCGCAAGCAGCCGTTTCACTGTCCCCAACTACTGGGCCGACCCGAAAACCGGTACCAGCTTCAGCCTCCAAGTCCAGGTGCCACAGACAATGATGAAAAGCCTCGAAGATCTGCGTAACCTACCAGTTACCGCGCAGGGCAAGCAGCCTGTGCTTCTTCGCAACATCGCCAAAGTCAGCGAAGCCAGCATCATCGGCCAATATGATCGTTATAACATGGCTCGCACGATTTCGATCACGGCGAACCTGCATGACAAGCCGCTCGGCAACATCGCTAAGCAGGTCGAAAGGGTTATCGCCGACAACCCTGCGCCCCCTGGCGTCGCCGTCGCCCTACGAGGCCAGATTCCACCGATGAAAGAACTGCAAAGCGGCCTCCAAACCGGCCTGCTTATTGCCATCGTCACCATCTTCCTGCTGCTCGTCGCGAACTTCCAAAGCTTGCGCCTCGCCCTCATCGTTCTTGCTGCCATTCCTGCCGCCCTGCTCGGTGTCGTGCTAGCCCTGATGCTTACCAGTACCACCTTGAATATCCAGAGCTTCATGGGAGCTATCATGGCCGTCGGCGTCGCCGTCGCCAATGCCATCCTCCTCGTTACCTTTGCTCATCGCGCGCAACTCACTGGCATGACTAAACGGGACGCCGCTCTCGAATCTGCCACCACCCGTCTTCGACCGATCTTGATGACCAGCCTCGCCATGATCGCGGGCATGATCCCCATGGCTGTGGCGAAGTCGCAGACCTCACCACTCGCCATCGCCACCATCGGTGGTCTGGCCTTGGCGACCGTCACGACATTGCTTGTGTTGCCTGCCGTGTATGCACTGCTGGCGAGCAAAACGGCTAAGAACGCATCACTCGAACCTAATGACACCTAG
- the chrA gene encoding chromate efflux transporter: protein MKSEIPSMPTFPQAFRYWLKLGCISFGGPAGQIAIMHKELVEKRRWISDVHFLHALNVCMLLPGPEAQQLATYLGWRLHGAKGGIAAGVLFVLPSVFILFGLSWLYMAGGHLPWLAAIFHGLLGAVIAVVAEAVLRIGKKALKSHTLWALAALSFIAIYFFQVSFVFIILAAAVLGYFGNRVLPAQFPAGKGHSAANDTAPAIELPPAPKASWGRTLTITALCLALWWLPVFAIAAWLGWSSTQAQQGLFFSKAALVTFGGAYAVLPYVAQQVVENHGWLSHPQMMSGLALAETTPGPLIMVLQFVGFVGGWQHPGSLSPLAGATLGALITTWVTFLPCFLFIFIGAPHIEKLGEQPRLSAALTAITAAVVGVILNLGVKFATHSLWPASGGFDIFIAVLATLAFIAMQYFKIGLMPVIGACAVLGLFGFLFLP from the coding sequence ATGAAATCGGAAATTCCTTCTATGCCCACCTTTCCGCAAGCCTTTCGTTATTGGCTTAAACTCGGCTGTATCAGTTTCGGTGGACCTGCGGGACAAATCGCTATCATGCACAAGGAGCTGGTGGAAAAACGCCGCTGGATCAGTGATGTGCATTTCCTTCACGCGTTGAATGTCTGCATGCTGCTTCCCGGTCCCGAGGCACAGCAACTCGCCACCTACCTTGGCTGGCGATTGCATGGTGCGAAGGGGGGCATCGCGGCTGGAGTGTTGTTTGTACTGCCGTCAGTATTCATTTTGTTCGGCCTTAGCTGGCTCTACATGGCTGGCGGGCATCTGCCATGGCTCGCAGCAATTTTTCATGGCCTTCTCGGCGCGGTGATCGCAGTGGTGGCTGAGGCAGTGTTGCGTATTGGAAAAAAAGCCCTCAAGAGCCACACGCTCTGGGCTTTAGCCGCGTTAAGCTTCATTGCGATCTATTTTTTCCAGGTATCCTTTGTCTTTATCATTCTCGCTGCCGCCGTACTTGGGTATTTCGGCAATCGAGTGCTGCCTGCGCAGTTTCCGGCAGGCAAGGGGCATAGCGCTGCGAATGATACTGCTCCAGCTATTGAATTACCGCCAGCACCCAAGGCCAGTTGGGGCCGCACTTTGACCATCACCGCGTTGTGCCTCGCCTTGTGGTGGCTGCCCGTCTTTGCCATCGCCGCATGGCTCGGCTGGAGTAGCACGCAAGCACAGCAAGGTCTGTTCTTCAGCAAAGCCGCGCTCGTCACCTTTGGCGGCGCGTATGCAGTGCTGCCATATGTCGCACAACAGGTTGTCGAGAACCATGGCTGGCTCTCTCACCCACAGATGATGAGCGGACTCGCTCTCGCCGAGACCACACCCGGCCCGCTCATCATGGTACTGCAATTCGTCGGCTTTGTCGGTGGTTGGCAGCACCCCGGCTCGCTCAGTCCCCTCGCCGGAGCCACGCTTGGTGCTTTGATCACGACATGGGTGACTTTCCTGCCATGCTTTTTGTTCATCTTCATTGGTGCACCGCACATCGAAAAACTTGGTGAGCAACCCCGACTTAGCGCCGCGCTCACGGCCATCACCGCTGCCGTGGTTGGCGTCATCCTGAATCTCGGCGTTAAATTCGCTACCCACTCCTTGTGGCCCGCGAGTGGTGGCTTCGATATCTTCATCGCTGTCCTCGCCACACTGGCATTCATCGCCATGCAGTATTTCAAAATCGGTCTCATGCCGGTGATCGGTGCATGCGCGGTGTTGGGGCTTTTTGGATTTCTTTTTCTGCCTTGA